A stretch of DNA from Virgibacillus proomii:
ATTATTCCTTTTAGCTATAAGTTCCAGTATAATGAAGTACAAAAGGTAAATGTTTCTGCGGAAAGGGTGTCTATCGTGGATATTCGCCAAGTAGAGTATTTTGTAGAAGTTTCCAAACAAAAAAATTTCACAAAAGCAGCCGCTGAGCTTCATATCTCTCAGCCCTCATTGAGTAAAACAATAAAAAACTTAGAAACTGAACTTGGAGTTTTATTGTTTTATCGCGGAGGTAAGCAAATTGATCTCACCGATGCCGGGAAAGCATTTTTAATTAATGCTCGTCAATTTCTTGATGCCTATAATAATTTAACTTCTGAATTAGATGATGTGATGCATTTAAAAAAGGGAGAAATTAAAATCGGCATTCCTCCAATTATTGGTGCTACATTCTTTTCAAAATTGATTAGCAAATACAAAGAAGCATATCCAAATTTTAATATTGAATTAAATGAAGTTGGCAGTAATACAATTAAGCAGGGCATTCATAGTGGTGATCTTGATATTGGATTAATCTGTAATATCCCTGTGCAAAAGAAAAATTTTGAAATTATTAAATTGTTAAACGATCCATTAAAGCTTGTCGTACAAAAGGATCATCCATTAGCTAAGAGAACGACTATTGAATTTAGAGATTTGGAAAACCAGCCGTTTGTCCTATATCAACAAGATTTTTCTCTCTACGATAGAATTGTTGAAGCTTGTAGAAAACACGGCTTTGAACCAAATATTGTATGTAAAAGCTCACAAAGAGACTTTATGATTGAAATGGTAGAAGCAAAATTAGGAGTGGCACTGTTACCAAGTAAAATTTGCCAGCAACTTACGCATCATGATGTGATTGCCATTTCGTTTAAACAACCAGCGGTACATCTTGAACTGGCAATGATATGGAAGAAAAACAAATACTTACCTTATTCAGTACGCGCGTTTATTAATATGTCAGAAGCTTATCGTGTTGATTAAAATCAAAAACGTTCATTCGTTGATTTATAAAATCAACGAATGAACGTTTAATAAGTTTTAAGCCTTTGTATTGGTTAAATGAGTGATTCTTTTTTAAATCTTGAGGCCCAATTGCGTACTTCAATGGCTTGATTTATAAGATTATCTGTTACTTTGTTTAGTCTTGAAGTAAACGACTATATTGACTAAGCTAATTCCAACGACCCCTAAACATATAAAAAAGGAAACAGTATCTCCACTTAAGTTAAGCTCATCCGTAATAATTGCATCGTAAAACATAAGCTGTACAGAAGCAATGATTAATAGTATGGATAAGCTAAAAATAGTAAATGCATTTATATATTTCTTGGAACGCTCAAATAGCAATAAGCTTAATAAGATAATGGTAGCAGCTAAAAATGTTATAAAAATAGGCCTTAATAAGGTAAATGTCCCGAATTGTTCAAATCCTTCATACGTGTACATTTTTTCTCCTTTTTATTATTATTGATAAACTATTAGTTTACATGCCAAAAACAATATAACTGCTTTAAGCACTAGCCACTTCTTGCTCAACTATTCCAATTCTAAAACTATTCATTTACATATTCTTCACATTTTTCCCATCATACGTTGTAATCAGTCTCTGTCCTCCTCTTCAATCGAATATTTTCTTTTAGTATAGTAAATATCCCTGTCAAAGTCTAAGCATGAAACTACTTCAAACTCCTCCTTGCATTTCCGCTAGTTTTTACTTCCATAAATGAACTTTCATTTAAGGATGCTTTTTCCATAAATGAGGGTAATTTCAATGTTCTTGAAATGCTACAGTATATTTTATCAAAGCTTTCTTTTTCAGGCCTAACGAATTGGGCATTTTTCCAAGTTCGTAGCTATAACTTCTGAAGTTAGGATCTATGGCATCTTAGATTTAGGATAAAATGAAATCTAATTTTCTATAATGCTTTATACAACCAGATTTTTAATATATTTTTAGAATATATATTTTTACTTGTCCTTATGAATAAAGGACTATTCAAAGTCATAGCCTTATATAGTGATGTCTTATTAAGGAGGAATAGAAGCATGAATGGACAGACGCCATCATCTTTTGTTAGCCATTTTGATCCTTATATCTATCAAGCCTTACAGTCCATTACAGGTTCACAATTAATTATACAAACAACAAAAGGAAGCGTTACTGGTAAGCTAAAAACGGTAATGCCAGATCATGTTGTGATGAAATCAGGTGGCTCTTCTTTCTTTATTCGTACACAACAAATCGTTTGGTTTATTCCTAAAGCATAGAAGGAGGGTGTACCATTGTTTAAGCGTGAAAATCGAATGGCAATTGAACTTCCTGTACCAGAACACGGTGACCCTAACGCAGCAGCTGCTGTACAAGAGTTATTAGGCGGTAAGTATGGCGAAATGTCAACATTAAATAATTATATGTTTCAATCCTTTAATTTTCGGCAAAAAAATAAGCTCAAACCGTTTTATGATTTAGTAGCCAGCATTACAGCTGAAGAATTCGGGCACGTTGAACTCGTCTCCAACACGATCAATCTTTTATCTAAAGGAAATACATTTTACACAGGTGATCCAGATACTACACCACTTCGTACGGGAAAGGATAGTCGTAATACCTACCATTTTATTGTTACTGCACAAACTGCTTTAGCCGGGGATTCAATGGGACGTGCTTGGACAGGAGACAATGTATTTAACAGTGGCAATCTTGTTTTGGACTTACTGCATAATTTCTTTCTGGAAATTGGGGCACGTACCCATAAAATGCGCGTCTATGAAATGACGGAACATGAAACGGCCAGAGAAATGATTGGATATTTATTAGTTCGGGGCGGTACACATATTTTGGCATTTGCAAAAGCTTTAGAAATTGCAACAGGAGTAAATGTAGAAAAAATGGTCCCCGTTCCTGATTTATCTAATACGAAGTTTGACCATGCCCTGAAATTTGAACAGCAAGGGTTAGCCAACGTACTATATACTTGGAACGATGTTGGCGATTACACAGATATCCGACAAATATGGAAAGGAACGAATCCGGAAAATGGAGAAAAATTAGTTGTTAAAGAAGGAGCACCAAAAGGAGCACCAATTCCAAATTTAGATGCCTTACCTGAGGAGTTTGCACCGGGGATTGATAAAGATGATTATAAAAAGATCGCCAAACGCTTAATGGAAAACCTATAACATATAACGGAAAATCAACCTATTATTAAAATAAACAAGAGATGTAATTAGAAAAACTTGGCTTGTCGCCAAGTCTTTAGCGAAAGCTATCATTTTTCTTATACGATAAAGTGAAACTTCATTCCGTGGAATGCTTTTTACACGGAATGTTAGTACCTTAATGGTATGACCTAAAGGCCCTTGAACCAATCGGGCATTTAGGTGCCGTTTTATCCCACTTTGACCTTTTGTATCAACTCAAGATTTTAAAGTGGGAGTCTTACGGCACCTTACATGCGGGATAAACCCTAAAATTTTATACTTTCCTATAGTAGAACAAAAGCTGAAAGCATTTGATAAGCGACGGACAAACTGAGAAAAAGAAGTGAGACAATCTCAAGTGGCTTAGCGCTGGAGCTAATATGGCTAATATTAATTACAAAAATTATCTCATTGATAATCTCGTAGCCAAAAACAAATAATAGTATATACAATTTTATTTAGCGGTATGTACATTGATTGTAAAACCTCGTTTCTTTTATTTTATCCGTATGAAAATATTCTTAAATCAATCCTTATCCCTATTTATCCACAAACAAAATAACCACGGAAAATCTCCGTGGTTATTTTTCAGCTGAAGGTATTATTATGTTATTTCTATATTTAAACTAGGTGGAATCGAATAATGGACTAATATTCCAATTGATCGCAAATTTATCTGGAACTAAATTTTTGGCAATGTCGTATCAACTTTTACTGGTAATCCTGTTTCTAGCGATTTTTGAGCAGCAACAGCTACTCGTTGAGCCATAATTACGTCTTCCCCAGTAGCTAAAAGCGGACCATCATTTAGTAATGCATCAATAAAGAAACGCATTTCAGCAATATAAGCCTCTCTATAACGTTCTGTAAAGATTGGTAGTGGTTTTTTTAAGCTCGTATCTTCCTTACTGTAATATTCGACTGTGGAATTGTTAACATTATCCGCTTTGAGCATTCCCTCTGATCCGAATACTTCAACACGCTGATCGTACCCATACACCGCTCTACGACTATTGTCAATTAACCCAAATGTGCCATTTTCAAATTGCAAAACAATTGCAATCGTATCGACGTCATTTATTTCTTGAAGCGTTGGATCAATTAAGGTTCCACCTTTAGCATAAACTTCGGTAACATTGCTGTCCATCATATAACGGACCATATCAAAGTCATGCATGGTGAAATCGAATAGTAATCCACCAATACGTTTAATCAAGTCATGTGGAAGTAAATCTGGGTCGCGAGAGGTAATTTTCACAATTTGCGGATCTCCAATTTTACCAGCTCTAACTTTTTCAAACACGTCACGGAATTGTCTGTCGATCCGACGGTTGAAGCCTATTTGTAATTTTACCCCATTTTCTTTCACCGCTCTTAACACATTAAGACTAGCTTCTTCATTTACGTCCATGCTCAGTGGTTTCTCACAGAAAATATGTTTTCCTGCTTTTGCTGCGGCGGTAACAATTTCTTCGTGACTGTCTGTAGATGCAAATACAAATACCGCTTCAATATCTTTGTCTTCCAATAATTCATGATAATCTTTGTACGTATTCGTAATTCCCAGTTCATGTAATTCGTCTTTGACATGGTCAATAAATAGTTCTGCTACTCCTAAAATGTTAACTTCAGGAATGGTTATAATATTTCGGATGTGCATCATCCCAACACGTCCTGCACCAATTACTCCACAATTCATCTTTTTCAAACTATATTCCTCCTCAGTCTAAAGCAATGTTGACAATTTCACCAGTTTCTGCGGACTCTTTGCAGGCCTTGGCAATCTGTAATGCTTTTACTCCATCTTCTACAGAGATATCTGATTGACGATTAGCTTTAACATTTTTAATAAAGTCTTTTAATTCAGTAATAAAAGCTTGTTCAAACCTTTCAGAAAAGCTTTGCATGCTTGGACGTATAACTCCAGCATCGGTAAACAACGTTACAAAATCTTTTTCCGGTTCTTGAGCGATTCGAATCCAACCATGAGAGCCCATAATTTCCATTTCTACTTGGTTGCCATGTGCTGCATGGCGTCCGCCAATTAAAGTAGCTACCATGCCATTATCAAATTTCAACGTTGCTACTCCCGTCTCAAATTCGCCAATTTCTTTTAGTTGTGGTGCGGCAATATTATTACCTAATGACCATGTTTGTACTGGGTCCATTCCTGTATACCAGCGGATTAGATCAATATCATGAATACACATATCTACAAAGATACCACCGCTATCGTTATCTGTTGCAAATTTAGTGAAGCTTTCCATTCCAGAAATTGGATCAATGCCATAAGCACGAATATAAATGATATCGCCAATCTGTTTATTATCCACTAATTCTTTCGCATGTTGATAAGACTCATCAAAGCGACGCATAAAGCCTAGCTGAAAAACTTTATCCGGATGTGCTTTAATATGCTCAGCCATTTCTTTTACTTCCGGCATATCCAATCCTAATGGCTTTTCACAAAAAACATGCTTGCCAGCATCTAATGCATATTTCGTCATCTCCGGATGGAAGCCAGTTGGAGCTACTATGACAACTGCATCGATATCTTCTTTGTCAATCATTTCTTTATAATTTTGGTATGTGTTAACGCCAAAATTTTCTTTCGCATAATCTAGTTGAGATTGATCCAAAGCACAAACAGCCAATACATTTGCATCACTAATTAAATTTACTAAATGATCAGCATGAACCATACCTAAGCGACCTAAACCAATGACGCCAACGTTAACTTTTTCCATGAAAGACACTCCTTCTCTATGTGAGTTTTAATATTAAATTAAACTTGATCATTCAAGATTGATTACTTAAGAAGCATTGCTGTTAAAAAATCCTTCAATTTCTTCTAATGTTTTTCCTTTCGTTTCAGGAATCATTGTGGATACGATAATGACCCCGATTATTGCACATGCGGCAAAAGCATAGAAGGTTGTATTAATACCGATACTTTCAACCAACACTGGAAAGAAAAGTCCTACGCAGAAGTTAGCAATCCATAATACAAATACTGCAATTCCAGAAAAGGAGCCTCGATATTTTGCTGGGAAAATTTCTGAAATTAAGATCCAAGTTACAGGACCAACAGCACCCTGGAAAGCAAAAATATAAATAAAAATTAAAATCATGATCACATATGGTGCATAGCTTTGACCGGTTAAAATACCAGATAATACACCTACCAGGATTAAAGAAGTTGCGCAAATCAATAAACCAGTGTTTTCTAATTTTTTACGACCCATTTTATCTACAATGCTCATTCCTACTATTGAAGCAACAACAGACATCACACCATTTAACACATTAAAGATTAGTGAAGCACTTTCACCAAATCCATACGTATGAAGAACTTCTGCACCGTAGTACATAATGGAATTAATACCGGCAAATTGTTGAATTACTCCTAGAAGACAGCCAATAATAAGAACTTTTAACGCCCATCCAGGAATTTTCCCTTTCGCCTGCGTTTTTTCCTTCGCATCGTCTTCTAACTGCTTTAATTTTTCAATCTCATCAGCCTGTTCTTGATCCTCTTGGTAAATTGATTTTATGATTTCAATAGCCTGTTGTAATTTTCCATTTTTCACTAGCCATTTTGGTGACTCAAACACCTTTGTCATCCCAATAATCATAATTAAAGCTGGAACAATAGCAAGTCCCATCATTACTTTCCAGATCTCGACATTTTCCATAAACATATTGCCCAGAATTGCATTAAGTAAAAAAGCAAGGAATTGTCCGCCTACAATCATAACTTGGTTTAAACCAACCATTTTCCCACGTTTACTAGCAGAGGATATTTCCCCAAGATACAATGGAATTACTGCGGAAGCGGATCCTACAGCTAAGCCTAAAAAGAAACGTGCAGAAACTAGCATAGTAAAGCTTGTGGAAACTCCACAACCTAAAGCACCGACCAAGAAAATCCAGGCAATCATACGCAATGTTTTTTTTCGACCAATCCGGTCACTTATGCTTCCGCCAAATACAGCACCAAATGCCGCCGACAAAGTAACAGCAGAAGAGATCATACCTTTTTGCAAAGCATCAATGCCTAAGTCTTTTTCTATAAAGGTTAATGCTCCATTAACTACCCCTGTATTGTAACCAAATAGCAACCCGCCGATAGTAACAATAAGAGCGACTGTCATTAAATTCGTCTTTGATATTGTTTTCGACAATATATCCACCTCTTCCTCTTAATGCTCAACATTTCACATTTTAGCTTAGAATAGACCGTTAAAAATCTTTTTTTACTGAAACTGCTTTTCCCGTCGCAAAAGATTCAGCAGCTGCCTGGGCAATTTTCACCGCCATAATACCATCTGTTATGGTGCAGGCAATGGGTGCGTTAGTTAGAATAGAGTCAGCAAAATATTCCATTTCCGTCGCATAAGACTGTTTATACCTCTCTAAAAAGAAGTACATTGGCTTTTCTAATTGGACTCCCTGTCTAGCAGAAAAAGTAATATTATGATTTAGATGATTTGTATTATGCAACATTCCTTCTGAACCAAAAACTTCTAATCTTTGATCATAGCCATAAACGGCTTGTCGGCTGTTATCAATAACACCAATTGAATTGTTTTCAAATTTTAAAGATATAATTGCTGTATCGATATCTCCATATTTAGATATTTCAGGATTAATTAAAGTAGCACCATTTACATAAACTTCTTCTACTTCACCAAACATGTAACGAGCCATATCAAAATCATGGATAGCCATATCCATAAAGATTCCACCTGAATTTTTTACATATTCAATTGGCGGCACTTCTGGGTCCCTTGAAGTTATTTTCAAAATTTGCGGTTTACCGATTTTTTCTATTTGATTACGGATATTCAAAAAGTCATCATCAAAACGGCGATTAAACCCTAATTGAAAAATAATATCATGTTGTTGTACTTCATGATAAGCTTCCATAATTGCGTGTAAATCAAATCCGATCGGCTTCTCACATAAAATATGCTTTTCGGCTTTTGCTGCCTCCATGATCATTTCTGGATGAAGATTCGTTGGCGTACCGATTAAAACAGCATCCACTCCTTGGTCTTGCAAAATTTCATGATAATCTTGAACATATGTGATTTCCGGATATTTTTTGTTAAAATCACCTATTGGCTTTATATCACAAACATATTTAACCGTATATCTATTATTTCGTAATAAATTTTGCAAATGAACATTACCGATTCTTCCAAAACCAATAATTCCAATATTTATTTTTTGCATTTGCTAATTCCTCCTTTCCTATATTCCATTCATGTTTTTCTTTTCACCAATTACTTCTTCGTACTCTCTTTTAATTATCACCAACTCAAACCTAAATATAAAATGATTTGTTGTAGATTACAAGTACATTTTAACCTCTTGTTGGTAATATATCAATCCTTTTTTTGAAATTAATATCACATTTTTGATTCATTTTGATTAAATGTTTGTTGTTTGTTGTAATTTTTTTGGTTTTTTTATTGACTAATCCGCTAAATTATACTATTATCTTTTTGTAAACGTTATCTATATATGCGGCTTCAACTATGAATTATTTGGAGGGAACATGATGAGTAAACTAAAAATGAGTATCATTGGACTAGGGCGCATGGGGATGGAACATGCAAAAAATATTGCTGCTTTAAGCAATCAACTTGAACCCGTTGCTGCTTGTGCATTAGATGATGAGCAACTTGCTACTGCAAAGGAGCTAGGTTTTAAAAACACGTATAAGGATTACAAAAAAATGTTAGATGAAGAAGATATGGATGCTATCGTTGTTGCTTCCCCAACAGATCTTCATACGGAAATGTGCCAGTATATTCTAAAGCATCCAAAAAAGATACATATCTTCTGTGAGAAACCTTTAGATACAAATGTAACCGACGAAACAGAAAGCTTAAAAGTTTATCATCTAGTAAAAGATGCCGATATTAAATTCCAAGTAGGATTTAATCGCCGCATGGACAAACAATATCGAGCCGCTTATAACCAAATTCAAGAAGGTAAAATTGGAGATCCACAAATTTTAAAAATTACTTCTCGTGATCCGTTTGTTATTCCTATTGATCTAATCAAACGAATTGGTGGCCTGTTAGTTGACTTCACGATGCATGATTTTGATATGGCTCGTTATATGATGGACAGCAATATTAAAGAAGTGTATGCAAAAGGTGGTATATTGATTGAACCAGAATTAAAAACGGTGGATGATATTGACACATTGGCGTTAGTACTTGAATTTGAAAATGGTGCTTTCGGTCTAATCGACAATAGCCGTCAAGCTGTTTATGGATATGATGTGCGAGTAGAAGTTTTTGGTTCAGAAGGAATGTTAAAAGTAGAAAATGTCAACGAATCTACTGTAGAATATTACAACAAAGATAGCCAAAGCAATAAAAATCCATTACCAATTTTTATGGATCGTTATGAACATGCATATATTTCTGAATTAGAACAATT
This window harbors:
- a CDS encoding Gfo/Idh/MocA family oxidoreductase, encoding MEKVNVGVIGLGRLGMVHADHLVNLISDANVLAVCALDQSQLDYAKENFGVNTYQNYKEMIDKEDIDAVVIVAPTGFHPEMTKYALDAGKHVFCEKPLGLDMPEVKEMAEHIKAHPDKVFQLGFMRRFDESYQHAKELVDNKQIGDIIYIRAYGIDPISGMESFTKFATDNDSGGIFVDMCIHDIDLIRWYTGMDPVQTWSLGNNIAAPQLKEIGEFETGVATLKFDNGMVATLIGGRHAAHGNQVEMEIMGSHGWIRIAQEPEKDFVTLFTDAGVIRPSMQSFSERFEQAFITELKDFIKNVKANRQSDISVEDGVKALQIAKACKESAETGEIVNIALD
- a CDS encoding YuzF family protein, giving the protein MNGQTPSSFVSHFDPYIYQALQSITGSQLIIQTTKGSVTGKLKTVMPDHVVMKSGGSSFFIRTQQIVWFIPKA
- a CDS encoding sugar porter family MFS transporter, producing the protein MSKTISKTNLMTVALIVTIGGLLFGYNTGVVNGALTFIEKDLGIDALQKGMISSAVTLSAAFGAVFGGSISDRIGRKKTLRMIAWIFLVGALGCGVSTSFTMLVSARFFLGLAVGSASAVIPLYLGEISSASKRGKMVGLNQVMIVGGQFLAFLLNAILGNMFMENVEIWKVMMGLAIVPALIMIIGMTKVFESPKWLVKNGKLQQAIEIIKSIYQEDQEQADEIEKLKQLEDDAKEKTQAKGKIPGWALKVLIIGCLLGVIQQFAGINSIMYYGAEVLHTYGFGESASLIFNVLNGVMSVVASIVGMSIVDKMGRKKLENTGLLICATSLILVGVLSGILTGQSYAPYVIMILIFIYIFAFQGAVGPVTWILISEIFPAKYRGSFSGIAVFVLWIANFCVGLFFPVLVESIGINTTFYAFAACAIIGVIIVSTMIPETKGKTLEEIEGFFNSNAS
- the iolG gene encoding inositol 2-dehydrogenase, which codes for MNCGVIGAGRVGMMHIRNIITIPEVNILGVAELFIDHVKDELHELGITNTYKDYHELLEDKDIEAVFVFASTDSHEEIVTAAAKAGKHIFCEKPLSMDVNEEASLNVLRAVKENGVKLQIGFNRRIDRQFRDVFEKVRAGKIGDPQIVKITSRDPDLLPHDLIKRIGGLLFDFTMHDFDMVRYMMDSNVTEVYAKGGTLIDPTLQEINDVDTIAIVLQFENGTFGLIDNSRRAVYGYDQRVEVFGSEGMLKADNVNNSTVEYYSKEDTSLKKPLPIFTERYREAYIAEMRFFIDALLNDGPLLATGEDVIMAQRVAVAAQKSLETGLPVKVDTTLPKI
- a CDS encoding manganese catalase family protein, which codes for MFKRENRMAIELPVPEHGDPNAAAAVQELLGGKYGEMSTLNNYMFQSFNFRQKNKLKPFYDLVASITAEEFGHVELVSNTINLLSKGNTFYTGDPDTTPLRTGKDSRNTYHFIVTAQTALAGDSMGRAWTGDNVFNSGNLVLDLLHNFFLEIGARTHKMRVYEMTEHETAREMIGYLLVRGGTHILAFAKALEIATGVNVEKMVPVPDLSNTKFDHALKFEQQGLANVLYTWNDVGDYTDIRQIWKGTNPENGEKLVVKEGAPKGAPIPNLDALPEEFAPGIDKDDYKKIAKRLMENL
- the iolG gene encoding inositol 2-dehydrogenase, which encodes MQKINIGIIGFGRIGNVHLQNLLRNNRYTVKYVCDIKPIGDFNKKYPEITYVQDYHEILQDQGVDAVLIGTPTNLHPEMIMEAAKAEKHILCEKPIGFDLHAIMEAYHEVQQHDIIFQLGFNRRFDDDFLNIRNQIEKIGKPQILKITSRDPEVPPIEYVKNSGGIFMDMAIHDFDMARYMFGEVEEVYVNGATLINPEISKYGDIDTAIISLKFENNSIGVIDNSRQAVYGYDQRLEVFGSEGMLHNTNHLNHNITFSARQGVQLEKPMYFFLERYKQSYATEMEYFADSILTNAPIACTITDGIMAVKIAQAAAESFATGKAVSVKKDF
- a CDS encoding LysR family transcriptional regulator, translating into MDIRQVEYFVEVSKQKNFTKAAAELHISQPSLSKTIKNLETELGVLLFYRGGKQIDLTDAGKAFLINARQFLDAYNNLTSELDDVMHLKKGEIKIGIPPIIGATFFSKLISKYKEAYPNFNIELNEVGSNTIKQGIHSGDLDIGLICNIPVQKKNFEIIKLLNDPLKLVVQKDHPLAKRTTIEFRDLENQPFVLYQQDFSLYDRIVEACRKHGFEPNIVCKSSQRDFMIEMVEAKLGVALLPSKICQQLTHHDVIAISFKQPAVHLELAMIWKKNKYLPYSVRAFINMSEAYRVD
- the iolG gene encoding inositol 2-dehydrogenase, producing the protein MSKLKMSIIGLGRMGMEHAKNIAALSNQLEPVAACALDDEQLATAKELGFKNTYKDYKKMLDEEDMDAIVVASPTDLHTEMCQYILKHPKKIHIFCEKPLDTNVTDETESLKVYHLVKDADIKFQVGFNRRMDKQYRAAYNQIQEGKIGDPQILKITSRDPFVIPIDLIKRIGGLLVDFTMHDFDMARYMMDSNIKEVYAKGGILIEPELKTVDDIDTLALVLEFENGAFGLIDNSRQAVYGYDVRVEVFGSEGMLKVENVNESTVEYYNKDSQSNKNPLPIFMDRYEHAYISELEQFIDSIVNNKPVVCSIEDVILAQRAAAAGLESLKTGKPIQINNQL